A single genomic interval of Hafnia alvei harbors:
- the cas1f gene encoding type I-F CRISPR-associated endonuclease Cas1f, translating into MNNNDFSPSDLKTILHSKRSNIYYLQYCRVLVNGGRVEYVTDEGRESLYWNIPIANTTVVMLGTGTSVTQAAMREFARAGVLVGFCGGGGTPLFAANEVEVDVSWLAPQSEYRPTEYLQNWVSFWFDDDKRLAAAVRFQRVRAEQIRRHWLGSPMQREEGFRLDESRLQGLLQRYEQNLEKCVNHTDLMVQEAVMTKALYKLASDSTQYGEFTRAKRGGGTDMANRFLDHGNYLAYGLAAVAAWVTGLPHGLAVLHGKTRRGGLVFDIADLIKDALVLPQAFIAAMAGDDEQEFRQRCLTGFQRADVLDTMIETLQDTAQQLAQSKP; encoded by the coding sequence GTGAACAACAATGATTTCTCTCCATCTGACCTTAAAACAATTCTGCATTCTAAACGCTCAAATATCTATTACCTCCAGTATTGCCGTGTATTAGTGAACGGCGGTCGGGTTGAATATGTGACGGATGAAGGGCGTGAATCACTGTATTGGAATATCCCCATCGCGAATACCACCGTCGTTATGTTGGGTACCGGAACCTCGGTGACTCAGGCCGCAATGCGAGAGTTTGCCCGCGCTGGGGTATTAGTCGGCTTTTGTGGCGGTGGAGGAACGCCCTTGTTTGCCGCCAACGAGGTTGAGGTGGATGTCTCGTGGTTAGCTCCGCAAAGCGAATATCGTCCCACTGAGTATCTGCAAAATTGGGTGAGTTTTTGGTTTGATGATGACAAACGTTTAGCCGCCGCCGTGCGCTTTCAGCGCGTGCGGGCCGAGCAAATTCGCCGTCATTGGCTAGGCTCGCCGATGCAGCGTGAGGAAGGCTTTAGGTTAGACGAGTCACGCCTGCAGGGTTTGCTACAACGTTACGAACAGAATTTGGAAAAGTGCGTAAATCATACCGATTTGATGGTGCAAGAGGCCGTTATGACGAAGGCTTTGTATAAACTCGCCTCAGATTCAACCCAATACGGTGAGTTTACCCGCGCCAAGCGCGGCGGCGGTACCGATATGGCGAATCGCTTTCTCGATCATGGTAACTATTTGGCTTACGGTCTGGCTGCGGTGGCGGCTTGGGTCACCGGTTTGCCGCATGGCCTCGCGGTGCTGCATGGTAAAACGCGGCGCGGTGGATTGGTTTTTGATATTGCCGATTTGATCAAAGACGCACTGGTTTTGCCACAGGCCTTTATTGCTGCGATGGCGGGAGATGACGAGCAAGAGTTTCGCCAGCGTTGTTTAACCGGTTTTCAGCGTGCAGACGTCTTGGATACGATGATTGAAACGCTGCAAGATACCGCCCAGCAACTCGCCCAGAGCAAACCATGA
- the moaE gene encoding molybdopterin synthase catalytic subunit MoaE gives MMENTRIRVGLENFSVGDEYQWLSQCEDDGAVVTFTGKVRNHNLGDNVSALTLEHYPGMTEKALNEIVAEARSRWPLQRISLIHRIGAMYPGDEIVFVGVTSAHRSMAFDAAEFIMDYLKTRAPFWKREATEQGDRWVDARDSDHQAAKRW, from the coding sequence ATGATGGAAAACACCCGTATTCGCGTAGGTCTTGAGAATTTTAGCGTTGGTGACGAATACCAATGGCTATCGCAGTGCGAAGACGATGGCGCGGTGGTGACATTCACCGGCAAAGTACGCAACCACAATCTTGGCGATAACGTCAGCGCGTTAACGTTAGAGCACTATCCTGGGATGACGGAAAAAGCGTTAAATGAAATTGTGGCTGAAGCCCGTTCGCGTTGGCCTCTACAGCGCATTTCGCTGATCCATCGGATTGGCGCAATGTATCCCGGCGATGAAATTGTTTTCGTTGGGGTGACCAGCGCACATCGCAGCATGGCCTTCGATGCCGCCGAGTTCATTATGGATTACCTCAAAACCCGCGCACCGTTCTGGAAGCGAGAAGCAACAGAGCAGGGCGATCGCTGGGTTGATGCCCGCGACAGCGACCACCAAGCGGCAAAACGCTGGTAA
- the moaD gene encoding molybdopterin synthase sulfur carrier subunit, with protein MIKVLFFAQVRELIETDALQCELYPTVEALRAALAERGDKWALALETGKLLAAVNQTLVEFSHPLQVGDEVAFFPPVTGG; from the coding sequence ATGATTAAAGTTCTATTTTTTGCTCAGGTACGTGAGCTGATTGAAACCGATGCGCTTCAGTGTGAACTCTATCCGACGGTTGAGGCGCTGCGCGCGGCACTGGCCGAGCGTGGCGACAAATGGGCACTGGCGTTAGAGACGGGTAAGTTGCTGGCTGCTGTAAACCAAACGCTGGTGGAGTTCTCGCATCCTCTGCAAGTGGGTGATGAAGTCGCCTTCTTCCCACCGGTTACTGGGGGTTAA
- the moaC gene encoding cyclic pyranopterin monophosphate synthase MoaC: MSQLTHINAAGEAHMVDVSAKAETVREARAEAYVEMKPETLAMIVEGKHHKGDVFATARIAGIQAAKRTWELIPLCHPLLLTKVEVQLSAEVDTNRVRIESCCRLTGKTGVEMEALTAASVAALTIYDMCKAVQKDMVIGPVRLLAKSGGKSGDFKADAS; the protein is encoded by the coding sequence ATGAGCCAACTTACCCATATTAATGCGGCCGGTGAAGCCCACATGGTCGATGTTTCTGCCAAAGCAGAAACCGTGCGTGAAGCCCGCGCTGAAGCTTATGTTGAAATGAAACCAGAAACGCTGGCGATGATTGTTGAAGGCAAACACCATAAGGGTGATGTTTTTGCTACCGCGCGTATCGCAGGCATCCAAGCGGCAAAACGCACGTGGGAGCTAATCCCGCTTTGCCATCCGCTGTTGCTGACCAAAGTTGAGGTTCAGCTTTCTGCTGAAGTCGATACCAACCGTGTGCGTATTGAGTCTTGCTGCCGCTTAACCGGCAAAACCGGCGTGGAGATGGAAGCATTAACCGCGGCTTCGGTGGCTGCGCTGACCATTTATGACATGTGCAAAGCGGTACAAAAAGATATGGTTATCGGCCCGGTTCGCCTGCTGGCGAAAAGCGGCGGGAAGTCCGGTGATTTTAAGGCGGATGCATCATGA
- the moaA gene encoding GTP 3',8-cyclase MoaA: protein MLQLTDAFERKFYYLRLSITDVCNFRCTYCLPDGYKPNGHANKSFLSLNEIRRVSRAFAELGTEKVRLTGGEPSLRRDFVDIISAVRENPSIRTLAVTTNGYRMARDIADWRAAGLTAVNVSVDSLDARQFHAITGEDKLKQVMQGIDAAFDAGFEKVKVNTVLMRDVNDRSLNGFLNWIKTRPIQMRFIELMETGDGGSLFRKHHVSGEVIRDQLLALGWQRQERSRSDGPAQVFSHPDYLGEVGLIMPYEKDFCASCNRLRVSAIGNLHLCLFGESGIPLRDLLAGDEHLDELKMRIQGGLRHKKQTHFLHDGNIGHTQNLSFIGG from the coding sequence ATGCTCCAACTGACTGACGCATTTGAGCGTAAGTTTTATTACTTGCGCCTTTCGATCACAGACGTATGCAATTTTCGCTGTACGTACTGTCTGCCAGACGGCTACAAGCCGAACGGCCACGCCAACAAAAGCTTCTTATCTCTTAACGAGATCCGCCGCGTCAGCCGTGCATTTGCCGAATTGGGCACCGAGAAGGTGCGTTTAACCGGCGGTGAACCCTCCTTGCGTCGCGATTTTGTCGACATCATCTCAGCGGTACGTGAAAACCCATCGATTCGAACGCTGGCGGTCACCACCAACGGCTATCGTATGGCGCGTGATATTGCCGATTGGCGCGCTGCGGGTCTAACGGCGGTTAACGTTAGCGTGGATAGCCTCGACGCTCGCCAGTTTCACGCCATCACCGGTGAAGATAAGCTCAAGCAGGTGATGCAGGGGATTGACGCGGCATTTGATGCCGGTTTTGAAAAGGTGAAGGTAAACACCGTGCTGATGCGCGACGTTAACGACCGCAGCCTGAACGGTTTTCTTAACTGGATCAAAACCCGCCCAATTCAAATGCGCTTTATTGAGCTGATGGAAACTGGAGACGGCGGCAGTTTATTCCGCAAGCATCATGTCTCAGGCGAAGTCATCCGCGATCAATTGCTGGCCCTTGGCTGGCAGCGTCAAGAACGCTCTCGCAGCGATGGTCCTGCACAGGTTTTCAGTCATCCTGATTATCTGGGTGAAGTTGGGCTGATCATGCCTTATGAAAAAGACTTCTGCGCCAGCTGTAACCGCCTGCGAGTCTCTGCCATCGGCAATTTGCACCTGTGCCTGTTCGGTGAATCCGGCATTCCGTTGCGCGATTTACTGGCGGGTGATGAACATCTTGATGAGCTGAAAATGCGTATCCAAGGCGGTTTGCGGCATAAAAAGCAAACGCATTTCTTGCATGATGGCAACATCGGGCATACGCAGAATCTTTCCTTCATCGGCGGCTAA
- the yvcK gene encoding uridine diphosphate-N-acetylglucosamine-binding protein YvcK, with protein sequence MRNRALADLDKVVALGGGHGLGRVMSALSPLGSRLTGIVTTTDNGGSTGRIRRSEGGIAWGDMRNCLNQLITEPSVASAMFEYRFNGNGELAGHNLGNLMLKALDHLSVRPLEAINLIRSLLKVDASLIPMSEQPVDLNAIDQDGHVIYGEVNIDQLKEMPAQLMLEPQVKATREAVDAIEKADLILIGPGSFLTSLMPLLLLEDLTRALRRTRAHMIYIGNLGKELSVAAAALTLPDKLRIMEEAIGGHAIDGVVVGPKVNIQGMENRVVVQETLEASDIPYRHDRDLLRMAIEKALQQLS encoded by the coding sequence ATGCGAAACCGCGCTTTAGCCGATCTCGATAAGGTCGTCGCCCTAGGAGGCGGACACGGCCTTGGCCGCGTGATGTCAGCCTTGTCACCGCTGGGTTCACGTTTAACAGGCATTGTCACCACAACGGATAACGGCGGTTCAACCGGGCGTATTCGTCGCTCAGAAGGCGGTATCGCGTGGGGCGATATGCGTAACTGTTTGAATCAGTTGATCACCGAGCCCAGCGTGGCTTCTGCCATGTTTGAGTATCGTTTTAACGGTAACGGTGAATTAGCGGGGCATAACCTTGGAAATCTGATGTTAAAAGCCTTAGATCACCTCAGCGTGCGCCCGCTGGAAGCCATTAACCTGATCCGCAGTTTGCTGAAAGTTGATGCTTCGCTTATTCCAATGTCAGAACAGCCGGTCGATCTCAACGCCATCGACCAAGATGGACACGTTATTTATGGCGAAGTGAACATCGACCAGCTTAAAGAAATGCCTGCGCAGCTGATGCTTGAACCACAGGTAAAGGCAACGCGTGAGGCCGTCGACGCCATTGAAAAAGCCGATCTGATCCTGATTGGCCCCGGAAGTTTCTTAACCAGTCTCATGCCTTTGCTGCTGCTGGAAGATCTGACGCGCGCCCTGCGCCGTACCCGCGCACATATGATTTACATCGGTAATCTAGGCAAAGAGCTTAGCGTGGCGGCAGCGGCATTAACCCTACCCGATAAGCTGCGCATTATGGAAGAAGCCATCGGCGGACATGCTATCGACGGCGTGGTCGTGGGGCCAAAGGTCAACATTCAGGGAATGGAAAATCGGGTGGTGGTGCAGGAAACGCTGGAAGCCAGCGATATTCCTTATCGCCACGATCGCGATCTGCTGCGCATGGCCATTGAGAAAGCGTTGCAGCAGTTAAGCTAA
- a CDS encoding nicotinamide mononucleotide deamidase-related protein YfaY, whose protein sequence is MLRLEMLCTGDEVLHGQIIDTNSAWLADYLFQQGIPMRARSTVGDALEDLVSTLQLRSQYADVLIVNGGLGPTSDDLSAQAAADALGEPLVEHPEWIAQMEAYFASRGRPMSDSNRKQAMIPASAEMIDNPVGTACGFAIQLNGCWIFFTPGVPSEFKVMVEQQILPRLRQRFTLSEPPLCLRLTTFGRSESGLAQQLDSLPLPPNTTLGYRSSMPIIELKLTGPSSQREAMVETWQHVKAVAGENCVFEGTAGLPHDVAVLLRERGLRLAVSEQFTAGLLSWQLRSADAPLGNGELPEHVGHSSLKEVASRARILATHSGVDLTIAIGELQDDCISVVLHSSQETFGQTLVYSSQRHSQRIRQEMTAMLALDMLRRWLTGQSPYGNYEWLKPTETL, encoded by the coding sequence ATGCTACGTCTAGAAATGCTCTGTACGGGGGATGAGGTTCTACACGGCCAAATCATTGATACTAATTCCGCATGGCTGGCAGATTATCTCTTTCAGCAGGGGATCCCGATGCGTGCACGTAGCACCGTGGGTGATGCACTGGAAGATTTAGTGTCCACTCTGCAGTTACGTAGCCAATATGCAGACGTTCTGATCGTGAATGGCGGTTTAGGGCCGACCAGCGATGACCTGAGTGCGCAGGCCGCGGCAGATGCTTTAGGTGAACCCTTGGTCGAGCACCCTGAGTGGATCGCGCAGATGGAGGCCTATTTTGCTTCACGTGGGCGTCCGATGTCTGATAGCAACCGCAAACAGGCGATGATCCCAGCCAGCGCCGAGATGATTGATAATCCGGTCGGCACCGCCTGTGGCTTTGCCATTCAGCTCAACGGCTGCTGGATTTTCTTTACGCCGGGAGTGCCTTCTGAATTTAAAGTGATGGTTGAACAGCAAATTTTACCGCGTTTGCGCCAGCGTTTTACGCTATCTGAACCGCCGCTTTGTTTACGACTCACCACCTTTGGCCGCTCCGAAAGCGGTTTAGCACAGCAATTGGATTCATTACCGTTGCCGCCAAACACCACGCTTGGCTATCGTTCGTCGATGCCTATTATCGAATTAAAGTTGACCGGCCCTTCCTCCCAGCGCGAAGCAATGGTTGAAACGTGGCAGCATGTCAAAGCGGTTGCGGGTGAAAACTGTGTGTTTGAAGGGACGGCAGGCTTGCCGCACGACGTCGCTGTTCTTCTCCGCGAGCGTGGGCTACGTCTGGCGGTTAGCGAACAGTTTACCGCTGGGCTTTTAAGCTGGCAGCTACGTTCTGCCGATGCGCCTTTGGGCAATGGCGAACTGCCAGAACACGTCGGTCACAGCAGCTTGAAAGAGGTTGCGTCGCGGGCGCGCATTTTAGCGACGCACAGCGGCGTTGATTTAACGATTGCGATAGGCGAGTTGCAAGACGATTGCATCAGCGTAGTGCTGCATTCGTCACAAGAAACTTTCGGCCAAACGCTGGTTTATAGCTCACAGCGCCACAGTCAACGCATCCGTCAGGAAATGACCGCGATGCTAGCGCTGGATATGCTGCGCCGATGGTTAACGGGGCAATCGCCCTACGGTAATTATGAGTGGTTAAAGCCCACAGAGACGTTGTGA
- the tyrP gene encoding tyrosine transporter TyrP, with amino-acid sequence MKNRTLGSIFIVAGTTIGAGMLAMPLAAAGVGFGTTFIMLVSLWALMCYTALLLVEVYQHESADTGLGTLAKHYLGRSGQWLTGASMLFLMYALTAAYISGAGELLASSLSQWLSLEIKPSVGVLLFTLIAGGVVCIGTHSVDMFNRVLFTAKIVLLVIMLTLMMPHIHQANLLTMPLEKGLALSAIPVIFTSFGFHGSVPSIVSYMNGNLRKLRWVFITGSAIPLIAYIFWQLATLGAISSSTFVGILAAQSGLNGLLQAVREVVATPHVELAVHLFADLALATSFLGVALGLFDYLADLFQRSNKASGRAQTGLMTFLPPLAFALFYPQGFVMALGYAAVALAVLALLIPSMLVWQTRKHHPQAGYRVMGGKPALVLVFLCGLCVIAIQLSIASGLLPAVG; translated from the coding sequence GTGAAGAATCGCACTCTTGGCAGTATTTTCATCGTTGCGGGCACCACCATCGGAGCGGGAATGTTGGCCATGCCGCTTGCGGCTGCCGGCGTAGGATTTGGCACCACCTTTATCATGCTGGTCAGCCTGTGGGCGTTAATGTGCTACACCGCCCTGCTGCTGGTTGAGGTTTATCAACACGAATCTGCGGATACGGGTTTGGGCACGCTGGCCAAACATTATCTGGGCCGTTCAGGTCAGTGGTTAACCGGCGCTAGCATGCTGTTTTTGATGTATGCGCTAACGGCAGCCTACATCAGCGGCGCGGGCGAGCTTCTAGCCTCCAGTTTGAGCCAATGGCTATCCCTTGAGATTAAACCTAGCGTTGGCGTTCTGCTGTTTACCCTGATCGCTGGCGGTGTCGTCTGTATCGGCACCCACTCGGTTGATATGTTTAACCGCGTGCTGTTTACGGCCAAAATCGTATTACTGGTGATTATGCTCACGCTTATGATGCCGCATATTCATCAGGCCAACCTTCTCACTATGCCGTTGGAAAAGGGACTTGCGCTCTCTGCAATCCCGGTTATTTTTACCTCTTTTGGCTTCCACGGTAGCGTGCCAAGTATTGTCAGCTATATGAACGGCAATCTGCGCAAACTGCGCTGGGTGTTTATCACCGGAAGCGCAATCCCGCTTATCGCCTATATTTTCTGGCAGCTTGCGACGCTGGGCGCCATTAGCTCTTCGACTTTCGTGGGTATTCTCGCCGCGCAGTCGGGCTTAAATGGCCTGCTACAGGCGGTTCGTGAGGTGGTCGCAACGCCTCATGTTGAACTTGCCGTTCATCTGTTTGCTGATTTAGCGCTGGCGACCTCTTTCCTCGGCGTGGCGCTGGGCCTGTTTGATTATTTGGCCGATCTGTTCCAGCGTAGCAATAAAGCCTCTGGGCGTGCGCAAACGGGCTTAATGACGTTTCTTCCCCCTTTGGCTTTTGCCCTATTTTATCCACAAGGCTTTGTTATGGCGCTGGGCTATGCGGCAGTTGCGCTGGCGGTATTAGCGTTGCTGATCCCGTCGATGCTGGTGTGGCAAACCCGTAAGCACCATCCTCAGGCGGGATATCGCGTCATGGGTGGAAAGCCGGCACTGGTGTTGGTTTTCCTGTGCGGTCTTTGCGTCATCGCTATTCAGCTATCAATTGCATCCGGGCTATTGCCAGCTGTTGGTTAA
- the trpS gene encoding tryptophan--tRNA ligase: protein MSDRHTHSASHTILTGDRPTGQLHLGHYIGSLRQRVALQDLYPQFVLIADLQGLTDNGSNPQKISHNIFEVMADYLAVGIDPAKTTICLQSALPALAELTMLYMNIVSVARVERNPTVKAEIAQKGFSRTLPTGFLVYPISQAADITAFKADRVPVGDDQLPMLEQTNEIVHKMNSLLPEPTLVPCQAMLSAVSRLPGIDGNAKMSKSLGNTLTLGASADEISQAVHAMYTDPNHLRVSDPGQIEGNVVFTYLDAFHPDTALVAAMKEHYQRGGLGDRQCKQELEACLQALLEPIRERRLQFIADKAALMEILQAGTEKAREVTQQTLAEVKRGLGLPVMF from the coding sequence ATGTCCGACCGTCATACTCATTCAGCATCACACACTATTCTTACCGGCGATCGTCCTACCGGACAGTTGCATCTTGGACACTATATCGGTTCACTGCGTCAACGCGTTGCATTGCAGGATCTGTATCCGCAGTTTGTTCTGATTGCCGACCTGCAAGGGTTAACCGACAACGGCAGCAATCCGCAAAAAATCTCCCACAATATTTTCGAAGTGATGGCCGACTATCTGGCGGTCGGTATCGATCCTGCCAAAACAACGATCTGTTTGCAGTCGGCTCTGCCTGCGCTGGCTGAGCTCACCATGCTGTATATGAATATCGTCAGCGTGGCACGCGTGGAACGTAATCCCACGGTAAAAGCCGAAATTGCTCAGAAAGGGTTTTCGCGCACGCTGCCTACCGGTTTTTTGGTTTACCCCATCAGCCAAGCTGCCGATATTACCGCGTTCAAAGCCGACCGCGTTCCGGTGGGTGACGATCAGTTGCCGATGCTCGAACAAACCAACGAGATCGTGCATAAAATGAATAGTCTATTGCCAGAACCCACTCTGGTGCCTTGTCAGGCTATGTTAAGCGCGGTGAGTCGTTTACCGGGCATTGATGGCAACGCCAAAATGTCAAAATCATTGGGCAATACCCTTACCTTAGGGGCCAGCGCCGATGAAATCAGTCAGGCCGTTCATGCCATGTATACCGACCCCAATCACCTGCGCGTAAGCGATCCAGGACAAATCGAAGGCAACGTGGTGTTCACCTATCTAGATGCGTTCCATCCAGACACCGCACTGGTTGCCGCAATGAAAGAACACTACCAGCGTGGGGGATTGGGCGATCGTCAGTGTAAGCAGGAGCTTGAGGCGTGTTTACAGGCGCTGCTGGAGCCTATCCGTGAACGGCGTCTTCAGTTCATTGCCGATAAAGCGGCGTTGATGGAAATCTTGCAGGCAGGTACCGAAAAAGCGCGTGAGGTCACTCAACAAACACTCGCCGAAGTGAAACGCGGGCTCGGATTACCGGTGATGTTTTGA
- a CDS encoding YfaZ family outer membrane protein: MKKIVLGCACAALFSATAANAISIHGQAGENYTNVEAGFGTDSSGLYSTLNWAHNDDDGDVAGLGLGVNLPLGPFLVNVGGKALYLNPQKDGSDGYAIAVGGGLQWPLTKSFSLYGEGYYSPDSLSSGINDYKEASAGLRWSVIRPVTIDVGYRYIEMSGKDGDRNNVVADGAYVGAGIGF; the protein is encoded by the coding sequence ATGAAGAAGATCGTTTTGGGCTGCGCATGTGCCGCTCTTTTTTCTGCAACGGCAGCAAATGCTATCAGTATTCATGGTCAAGCGGGTGAGAACTATACGAACGTTGAAGCGGGGTTTGGCACGGATTCATCAGGTTTGTATTCCACGCTGAACTGGGCGCATAACGACGACGATGGCGATGTTGCTGGCCTTGGGCTGGGTGTTAATCTGCCATTGGGGCCTTTTCTCGTTAATGTAGGGGGCAAGGCGCTCTATCTTAACCCACAGAAAGACGGTAGCGACGGGTATGCGATTGCCGTTGGTGGTGGTTTACAGTGGCCATTAACGAAAAGTTTCTCTTTGTATGGTGAGGGATACTACTCGCCAGATTCACTGTCTAGCGGCATTAACGATTACAAAGAAGCGAGCGCAGGTCTGCGTTGGAGCGTGATCCGCCCAGTGACGATTGATGTTGGTTATCGCTATATTGAAATGTCGGGCAAAGACGGCGATCGTAATAACGTCGTGGCTGATGGTGCCTATGTGGGCGCCGGTATTGGGTTCTAA
- a CDS encoding catalase, translating into MSKKGLTTAAGAPVVDNNNVITAGPRGPMLLQDVWFLEKLAHFDREVIPERRMHAKGSGAHGTFTVTHDITKYTRAKIFSEIGKQTPMMVRFSTVAGERGAADAERDIRGFAMKFYTEEGNWDLVGNDTPIFYLRDPLKFPDLNHVVKRDPRTNLRNPVYKWDFFSQLPEAFHQLTIDFSDRGLPKSYRHMHGFGSHAFSFINADNERFWVKFHFRCQQGIENLMDDEAEALIGKDRESSQRDLYDAIERKDFPRWNLQVQIMPEKEAAQTPYNPFDLTKVWPHKDYPLIDVGYFELNRNPDNYFAEIEQVAMNPANVVPGISFSPDKMLQGRLFSYGDAHRYRLGVNHHQIPVNAPQCPFHNYHRDGAMRVDGNSGNGATYEPNSFGLFQEQPDFSEPPLTIEGAADHWNHREDTDYYTQPRALFNLLSEEEHQRMYTRIAGELSQVPEAIQKRALCHFAQIHPDYAAGIMKALGQ; encoded by the coding sequence ATGAGCAAAAAAGGACTGACCACCGCCGCAGGCGCCCCCGTTGTTGACAACAACAACGTTATTACAGCAGGACCACGCGGCCCCATGCTGTTACAGGACGTCTGGTTCCTCGAGAAACTGGCCCACTTTGACCGTGAAGTCATTCCAGAGCGTCGTATGCACGCCAAAGGATCAGGCGCACATGGCACATTCACCGTCACTCACGATATTACCAAATACACTCGCGCAAAAATTTTCTCTGAAATCGGCAAACAAACCCCGATGATGGTGCGTTTCTCAACCGTCGCCGGTGAACGCGGTGCTGCCGATGCAGAACGTGATATTCGTGGCTTCGCCATGAAGTTTTATACCGAAGAAGGTAACTGGGATCTGGTGGGTAACGACACACCGATCTTCTATCTGCGCGATCCGCTGAAGTTCCCTGACCTGAATCACGTGGTAAAACGTGACCCGCGCACCAACCTGCGTAATCCGGTCTACAAGTGGGATTTCTTCTCACAGCTGCCAGAAGCCTTCCACCAGCTTACCATCGACTTCAGCGACCGTGGTTTGCCGAAGTCTTACCGTCACATGCACGGTTTTGGTAGTCACGCCTTCAGTTTTATCAATGCCGACAATGAGCGTTTCTGGGTTAAATTCCATTTCCGTTGCCAGCAAGGCATTGAAAACCTGATGGATGACGAAGCTGAAGCGCTGATCGGTAAAGACCGTGAAAGCTCACAGCGCGATCTGTACGATGCTATCGAACGCAAAGATTTCCCTCGCTGGAATCTGCAGGTGCAGATCATGCCAGAGAAAGAAGCGGCGCAAACGCCTTATAACCCGTTTGACCTCACTAAGGTATGGCCACATAAAGATTACCCACTGATTGATGTCGGTTACTTCGAACTGAACCGTAACCCAGACAACTACTTTGCGGAAATCGAACAGGTTGCCATGAATCCGGCCAACGTCGTTCCTGGGATCAGCTTCTCCCCGGATAAAATGTTGCAGGGGCGTTTGTTCTCATACGGCGATGCGCACCGCTATCGTTTGGGCGTAAACCATCACCAAATCCCGGTGAACGCGCCACAGTGCCCGTTCCACAACTACCATCGTGATGGGGCAATGCGCGTTGACGGTAACAGCGGCAACGGTGCAACCTACGAGCCAAACAGCTTTGGTCTATTCCAAGAGCAGCCTGATTTCAGCGAACCACCGCTAACCATCGAAGGTGCTGCGGATCACTGGAATCACCGCGAAGACACCGACTACTACACTCAGCCTCGTGCACTGTTTAATTTGCTGAGTGAAGAAGAACATCAGCGCATGTACACCCGTATCGCAGGCGAGTTATCTCAGGTACCTGAAGCTATTCAGAAACGAGCTTTGTGCCATTTTGCACAGATCCACCCTGACTATGCTGCCGGCATCATGAAGGCATTGGGGCAGTAA